A portion of the Meriones unguiculatus strain TT.TT164.6M chromosome 11, Bangor_MerUng_6.1, whole genome shotgun sequence genome contains these proteins:
- the Zscan10 gene encoding zinc finger and SCAN domain-containing protein 10 — protein MLAETVPGAAEPEQFGAVKLEDDEVGKEDPRLAEARPRPEVAHQLFRCFQYQEDMGPRASLGRLRELCHHWLRPALHTKTQILELLVLEQFLSVLPPHVLCRLQGQPLRDGEEVVQLLEGVPRDTGHAGPLDFSFSAAKNAPADSISKEQNSPSQVPGHSPKRELPSEETPGAHRFNESSEPQAAPIRPADPEEWTLAPSSNWPVSPEPQEIFQDLQESNPSQGPPWLEEHSRDQELAAVLESLTFEDSSDKKAWPANPLGFGSRIPDKEELKAEEPQATAWPVVPELQTENPGVPELQTENPGVPGEALTLGQEASGVGWEGAPVEGGEVVAVKVGADGPQPQAETQLMCTECGMNFRKMSQLKTHQLQAHPGSRAHLKARSFQCLWCGKVFGRSSILRLHVRTHTDERPHACHLCGHRFRQSSHLAKHLLTHTDEPAFRCAECDQGFQRRSSLMKHLLAHSPEQKPGADSEGKGRAKAPATPAIPCPHCAQTFRRHSSLKRHLRAHAKGKDRRPSGDLGGPRPRRESKPHVCADCGKAFRRSEHLLAHRRVHTGERPFSCQVCGRCFAQSAQLASHQQVHTGEKPHACPQCGKRFVRRAGLVRHLLTHGSLRPFHCAQCGKSFRQMRDLTRHLRSHTGEKPCRCSECGEGFSQSAHLARHQRIHTGEKPHACDTCGHRFRNSSNLARHRRSHTGERPYSCPTCGRSFRRNAHLQRHLVTHSGARQEAEASQECPECGKTFNRSCNLLRHLLVHTGARPYSCVLCGRGFSRNSHLLRHMRTHARETLY, from the exons ATGCTGGCGGAAACAGTCCCAGGGGCCGCGGAACCGGAGCAGTTCGGAGCAGTGAAGCTGGAGGACGATGAGGTCGGCAAGGAGGACCCCAGGCTGGCCGAGGCCAGGCCCAGGCCCGAGGTGGCTCACCAGCTCTTTAGATGCTTCCAGTACCAAGAAGATATGGGGCCGCGGGCGTCCCTGGGCCGGCTCCGGGAACTGTGCCACCACTGGCTGCGGCCGGCGCTGCACACCAAGACGCAGATTCTGGAGCTGCTGGTGCTGGAGCAGTTCCTGAGCGTCCTGCCCCCGCATGTGCTGTGCCGCCTGCAGGGCCAGCCGCTCAGGGATGGAGAGGAGGTGGTTCAGCTGCTGGAGGGCGTGCCCCGAGACACCGGCCACGCGGGGCCACTG GATTTTAGCTTCAGCGCTGCCAAGAACGCTCCTGCAGACAGCATCTCAAAGGAACAGAACAGCCCTTCCCAGGTTCCCGGCCACAGCCCCAAAAGGGAGCTACCCTCGGAGGAGACCCCAGGGGCTCATCGGTTCAATGAATCCTCTGAGCCTCAGGCAGCGCCCATCCGGCCTGCTGACCCTGAGGAGTGGACGCTTGCTCCGAGTTCAAATTGGCCAGTGAGCCCAGAGCCTCAGGAGATATTCCAGGACCTGCAGGAAAGCA ACCCCTCCCAGGGCCCCCCATGGCTTGAGGAGCATTCCAGAGACCAAGAGCTGGCCGCTGTGCTG GAGTCCCTTACCTTTGAGGATTCCTCGGATAAGAAAGCCTGGCCTGCAAACCCTCTCG gatTTGGGAGCAGAATACCCGACAAGGAGGAGCTTAAAGCCGAAGAGCCTCAAGCGACTGCTTGGCCTGTCGTCCCAGAGCTCCAGACGGAGAACCCAGGAGTCCCAGAGCTCCAGACGGAGAACCCGGGAGTCCCAGGAGAGGCCCTCACACTAGGGCAGGAGGCGAGCGGTGTTGGTTGGGAAGGGGCCCCGGTTGAGGGCGGTGAGGTTGTGGCGGTCAAGGTGGGTGCAGACGGCCCGCAGCCGCAGGCAGAGACGCAGCTCATGTGCACAGAGTGCGGAATGAACTTCCGGAAGATGTCCCAGCTGAAGACCCACCAGCTGCAGGCCCACCCCGGCTCCCGAGCCCACCTGAAGGCCCGTTCCTTCCAGTGCCTGTGGTGCGGGAAGGTTTTCGGGCGCAGCTCCATCCTCAGGCTGCACGTGCGCACGCACACCGACGAGCGGCCGCACGCCTGTCACCTGTGCGGCCACCGCTTCCGCCAGAGCTCGCACCTGGCCAAGCACCTGCTGACGCACACCGACGAGCCCGCCTTCCGCTGCGCCGAGTGTGACCAGGGCTTCCAGCGGCGCTCCAGCCTCATGAAGCACCTGCTGGCCCACTCCCCGGAGCAGAAGCCCGGAGCAGACTCGGAGGGCAAGGGCAGGGCCAAGGCGCCGGCCACGCCCGCCATCCCCTGCCCCCACTGCGCCCAGACCTTCCGGCGACACTCCAGCCTCAAGCGCCACCTGCGCGCCCACGCCAAGGGCAAGGACCGCCGGCCCTCGGGAGACCTCGGCGGGCCCCGCCCCCGGCGCGAGAGCAAACCCCACGTGTGCGCCGACTGCGGCAAGGCCTTCCGGCGCAGCGAGCACCTGCTGGCCCACCGGCGCGTGCACACGGGCGAGCGCCCCTTCTCCTGCCAGGTGTGCGGCCGCTGCTTCGCCCAGAGCGCGCAGCTGGCCAGCCACCAGCAGGTGCACACGGGCGAGAAGCCCCACGCCTGCCCGCAGTGCGGGAAACGCTTCGTGAGGCGCGCCGGCCTCGTCCGCCACCTGCTGACCCACGGCAGCCTCCGGCCCTTCCACTGCGCCCAGTGCGGCAAGAGCTTCCGCCAGATGCGGGACCTGACCCGCCACCTGCGCAGCCACACGGGCGAGAAGCCTTGCCGCTGCAGTGAGTGCGGGGAGGGCTTCAGCCAGAGCGCGCACCTGGCCCGCCACCAGCGCATCCACACCGGCGAGAAGCCCCACGCCTGCGACACCTGCGGCCACCGCTTCCGCAACAGCTCCAACCTGGCCCGCCACCGCCGCAGCCACACCGGCGAGAGGCCCTACAGCTGTCCCACCTGCGGCCGCAGCTTCCGGCGCAACGCGCACCTGCAGCGCCACCTGGTGACGCACTCCGGGGCGAGGCAGGAGGCCGAGGCCTCCCAGGAGTGCCCCGAGTGCGGCAAGACCTTCAACCGCAGCTGCAACCTCCTGCGCCACCTCCTGGTCCACACGGGTGCCAGGCCCTACTCGTGTGTGCTGTGCGGCCGCGGCTTCAGCCGCAACTCGCACCTGCTGCGCCACATGCGAACTCACGCCCGGGAGACGCTCTACTGA
- the Znf205 gene encoding transcriptional repressor RHIT produces MSADSKSTPATESKEKTREVPGDGPRCGDVLSGQEDRVPLGASPESTHVKAEAEESSPEGAAQGKAPGTQGWTPPNPASKDKALFLPGGALPSPWIPVLSRGGRTRERQMAAALLTAWSQMPVTFEDVALYLSREEWGRLDHTQQNFYRDVLQGKNGLALGAVEMGKGVPTLSAATLEDAKPLRTRARWAAGQDPQCGQPVTGGPGAKLAGDLGEGGPPKAAPSDPHPLEAPDDSGPERPGEAKAGPESGDVGRKAYRCEQCGKGFSWRSHLVAHRRTHTGEKPYTCTDCGKGFGRSSHLLQHQIIHTGERPYTCPACRKSFSHHSTLIQHQRIHTGEKPYACDRCAKRFARRSDLVTHQGTHTGAKPHECLLCGKRFTQSSALGTHQRTHTGAKPYPCPDCGKRFSQRSNLIAHTRTHTGEKPYPCPDCGKRFGHSSHLTAHQRTHRGVRPYPCPLCGKRFSRRSNLHRHEKIHTSGPKALAVLVLGAAAAGALGAPPLAPT; encoded by the exons ATGTCTGCAGACAGTAAAAGCACCCCGGCTACGGAGAGCAAGGAGAAAACCCGTGAG GTCCCAGGTGATGGGCCACGCTGTGGAGACGTGCTGTCTGGGCAGGAGGACAGAGTGCCCTTGGGAGCCTCTCCGGAGTCAACACATGTTAAGGCGGAGGCAGAAGAGTCAAGCCCTGAGGGTGCAGCACAGGGCAAGGCTCCAGGAACACAGGGCTGGACGCCCCCAAATCCTGCTTCTAAGGACAAAGCCCTGTTCCTGCCCGGTGGAG CTCTTCCCTCACCCTGGATTCCTGTACTTTCCCGAGGGGGAAGGACCAGAGAACGACAGATGGCTGCAGCACTCCTCACTGCCTGGTCCCAG ATGCCGGTGACCTTTGAGGATGTGGCTCTGTATCTCTCCCGGGAGGAGTGGGGAAGGCTGGaccacacccagcaaaacttCTACCGGGATGTCCTGCAGGGAAAGAACGGGCTGGCTCTGG GAGCTGTGGAAATGGGGAAGGGGGTGCCAACCCTGTCTGCGGCCACCTTAGAGGATGCGAAACCCTTACGGACGAGGGCCAGGTGGGCCGCGGGGCAAGACCCGCAGTGTGGCCAGCCGGTGACTGGTGGCCCGGGTGCGAAGCTGGCTGGAGATCTCGGGGAAGGCGGGCCGCCGAAGGCCGCCCCATCCGACCCACATCCCCTTGAGGCCCCAGACGACAGCGGCCCCGAGAGGCCCGGTGAGGCAAAGGCCGGCCCGGAGAGCGGCGACGTGGGCAGGAAGGCGTACCGGTGCGAGCAGTGCGGCAAGGGCTTCAGCTGGCGCTCGCATCTGGTGGCGCACCGGCGCACACACACCGGCGAGAAGCCCTACACCTGCACGGACTGCGGCAAGGGCTTCGGCCGCAGCTCGCACCTCCTCCAGCACCAGATCATCCACACGGGCGAGAGGCCCTACACCTGCCCGGCGTGCCGCAAGAGCTTCAGCCACCACTCCACGCTGATCCAGCACCAGCGCATCCACACGGGCGAGAAGCCCTACGCGTGCGACCGCTGCGCCAAGCGCTTCGCCCGCCGCTCGGACCTGGTCACGCACCAGGGCACGCACACGGGCGCCAAGCCGCACGAGTGCCTGCTCTGCGGCAAGCGCTTCACGCAGAGCTCCGCCCTGGGGACGCACCAGCGCACGCACACGGGCGCCAAGCCCTACCCCTGCCCCGACTGCGGCAAGCGCTTCAGCCAGCGCTCCAACCTCATCGCGCACACCCGCACGCACACGGGCGAGAAGCCCTACCCCTGCCCCGACTGCGGCAAGCGCTTCGGCCACAGCTCGCACCTCACGGCCCACCAGCGCACCCACCGCGGCGTGCGGCCCTACCCCTGCCCGCTCTGCGGCAAGCGCTTCAGCCGCCGCTCCAACCTGCACCGCCACGAGAAGATCCACACCTCCGGGCCCAAGGCCCTGGCCGTGCTGGTGctgggggcggcggcggcgggggcgctCGGCGCGCCCCCACTCGCGCCCACCTAG